One segment of Erigeron canadensis isolate Cc75 chromosome 2, C_canadensis_v1, whole genome shotgun sequence DNA contains the following:
- the LOC122586669 gene encoding pyruvate decarboxylase 1-like, with product MDTNGDLGRPPKVNGASCVQPCTIPLFTATHVKDATLGGHLARRLVEIGVSDVFSVPGDFNLTLLDHLIAEPGLNLVGCCNELNAGYAADGYARSRGVGACVVTFTVGGLSVLNAIAGAYSENLPVICIVGGPNSNDYGTSRILHHTIGLPDFSQELRCFQTVTCFQAVVNNLEDAHELTDTAIFTALKESKPVYISIGCNLPAIPHPTFSREPVPFSLSPKLSNNMGLEAAVEAAAEFLNKAVKPVMVGGPRMRVANACQAFVELADASGYAVAVLPSGKGLVPEHHPHFIGTYWGAVSTAFCAEIIESADAYMFVGPIYNDYSSVGYSLLLKKEKALIVHPDRVVIGNGPSFGCINMKDFLLALAKRLNKNTTAYENYQRIYVPEGHPLQCSPKEPLRVNVLFKHVQKMLSSDTVVIAETGDSWFNCQKLRLPQGCGYEFQMQYGSIGWSVGATLGYAQAATDKRVISFIGDGSFQVTAQDVSTMLRCGQKNIIFLINNGGYTIEVQIHDGPYNVIKNWNYTGLVDAIHNGEGNCWTTKVHCEKDLIEAIQTATEDKKDCLCFIEVIVHKDDTSKELLEWGSRVSAANSRPPNPQ from the exons ATGGATACAAATGGCGATCTAGGTAGACCTCCCAAAGTCAATGGTGCCAGCTGCGTACAACCATGCACCATACCATTATTCACGGCAACTCATGTAAAGGATGCAACACTCGGCGGGCACCTAGCTCGACGTCTAGTTGAGATAGGTGTTTCAGATGTGTTTTCTGTACCTGGTGACTTTAACCTTACTTTGCTAGATCATCTTATTGCTGAGCCGGGGCTTAACCTCGTTGGGTGCTGCAACGAGCTTAATGCAGGGTATGCTGCAGATGGTTATGCTAGGTCACGTGGAGTTGGTGCGTGTGTTGTTACGTTTACTGTTGGTGGACTTAGTGTGCTTAATGCCATTGCTGGTGCGTATAGTGAGAATCTCCCTGTTATATGTATCGTTGGTGGACCAAATTCGAATGATTATGGAACTAGCAGGATCCTTCATCATACCATTGGATTGCCTGATTTTAGCCAGGAGCTTCGGTGTTTCCAAACGGTCACTTGCTTTCAG GCTGTGGTGAATAACTTGGAAGATGCACATGAACTGACTGATACTGCGATTTTTACTGCTTTGAAAGAGAGCAAGCCTGTGTATATCAGCATTGGCTGTAACTTGCCTGCAATCCCTCATCCCACTTTTAGCCGAGAACCCGTTCCATTTTCTTTGTCTCCCAA ATTAAGTAATAATATGGGTTTGGAAGCTGCTGTTGAGGCTGCAGCAGAGTTCTTGAACAAGGCAGTAAAGCCCGTAATGGTTGGTGGCCCTAGAATGCGTGTAGCAAATGCATGCCAGGCATTTGTTGAACTAGCAGATGCTTCAGGTTATGCCGTGGCAGTGTTGCCATCAGGAAAAGGTCTAGTTCCCGAGCACCATCCCCACTTCATTGGAACATATTGGGGTGCTGTAAGCACGGCATTCTGTGCTGAAATTATTGAATCAGCGGACGCTTATATGTTTGTTGGGCCCATATACAACGATTACAGCTCTGTAGGGTACTCTCTTCTTCTCAAGAAAGAGAAGGCGCTTATTGTGCATCCTGATCGGGTTGTAATAGGAAATGGGCCAAGTTTTGGTTGTATTAATATGAAAGATTTCTTGCTTGCTCTAGCCAAACGGCTTAACAAAAACACCACTGCTTATGAGAATTACCAGCGGATTTATGTGCCAGAAGGGCATCCTCTACAATGTTCCCCAAAGGAGCCATTGAGGGTGAATGTTCTGTTTAAACACGTACAGAAGATGTTGTCCAGTGACACAGTTGTGATCGCTGAAACAGGTGATTCTTGGTTCAACTGCCAAAAACTAAGACTGCCACAAGGATGCGG ATATGAATTCCAGATGCAATATGGTTCCATTGGTTGGTCTGTTGGTGCAACCCTTGGTTATGCACAGGCTGCAACTGATAAGAGAGTGATTTCATTCATTGGTGATGGCAGCTTTcag GTTACAGCACAAGATGTGTCAACAATGTTGCGGTGTGGGCAGAAAAACATCATTTTCCTCATAAATAATGGTGGTTACACAATCGAAGTACAAATCCATGACGGGCCATACAATGTGATTAAGAATTGGAACTACACTGGATTAGTTGATGCCATCCACAATGGCGAGGGCAACTGTTGGACGACAAAG GTACATTGTGAAAAAGATTTGATTGAAGCAATCCAGACAGCAACTGAAGATAAAAAGGATTGTTTGTGCTTCATTGAAGTGATAGTTCACAAAGATGACACGAGCAAAGAGTTGCTCGAATGGGGTTCAAGAGTGTCCGCTGCTAATAGCCGTCCTCCTAACCCTCAGTAA